The Fundulus heteroclitus isolate FHET01 chromosome 13, MU-UCD_Fhet_4.1, whole genome shotgun sequence genome contains a region encoding:
- the si:ch73-196l6.5 gene encoding riboflavin transporter 2: protein MSALTHTLAVLFGMGSWVSINGLWVELPLIVPQIPEGWYLPSYLSVLIQMANVGPLFVTLMHRFRPGALNETAVIYAIIALGTAASFLLGFFWKETVVVAGVPRSLALLVLTFFLAAVDCTSSVTFLPFMMRLQPQYLTTYFIGEGVSGLLPALVALVQGVGVVHCVNGTQPLNRSGNASAGAGDHGLQARYQPSNFSAEAFFFFLSAMMLVCLLAFLLLNLHPAVAREQPVPRYSNGTKERSRARRTRAEQRPMMDPFRRQKPRSSFGTGSYSWTQVVYIFVILAWVNALSNTMLPSVQSYSCLPYGNNAYHLSATLAAVSNPLACFVAMFVSIRSLVFMGFLTVLGTGIGSYIMFMAALSPCPLLVNDTSGAAVMVLAWILFILSLSYVKVIIGVILRDEGHSALVWCGAVVQLGSLLGALTMFPLVSVYGLFSSGDPCGTSCL, encoded by the exons ATGTCGGCGCTCACCCACACGCTGGCCGTCCTCTTCGGGATGGGCTCCTGGGTCTCCATCAACGGGCTCTGGGTGGAGCTGCCTCTCATCGTGCCTCAGATCCCGGAGGGATGGTACCTGCCCTCCTACCTCTCCGTCCTCATCCAGATGGCCAACGTGGGGCCGCTGTTCGTCACCCTGATGCACCGCTTCCGGCCCGGCGCCCTCAACGAGACGGCGGTCATCTACGCCATCATCGCTCTGGGCACGGCGGCCAGCTTCCTGCTGGGCTTCTTCTGGAAGGAGACGGTGGTGGTGGCAGGCGTCCCCCGCAGCCTGGCCCTCCTGGTTCTGACCTTCTTCCTGGCCGCTGTGGACTGCACCTCCTCCGTCACCTTCCTGCCCTTCATGATGCGCCTGCAGCCTCAGTACCTGACCACCTACTTCATCGGCGAGGGCGTGAGCGGCCTGCTGCCGGCTCTGGTGGCTCTGGTCCAGGGCGTTGGCGTGGTGCACTGCGTCAACGGCACGCAGCCGCTGAACCGCTCCGGCAACGCCTCCGCCGGCGCAGGAGACCACGGCCTGCAGGCCCGGTACCAGCCGTCCAACTTCTCCGCCgaggccttcttcttcttcctcagcGCCATGATGCTGGTGTGCCTGCTGGCGTTCCTGCTGCTGAACCTCCACCCGGCCGTGGCCCGGGAGCAGCCCGTCCCCCGCTACAGCAACGGCACCAAGGAGCGCTCCCGGGCCAGGAGGACGCGGGCCGAGCAGCGGCCCATGATGGATCCGTTCCGGCGCCAGAAGCCCAGGAGCAGCTTTGGCACCGGCTCTTACAGCTGGACGCAGGTGGTGTACATCTTTGTGATTCTGGCCTGGGTGAACGCGCTGAGCAACACGATGCTGCCGTCGGTCCAGTCCTACTCCTGCCTGCCGTACGGAAACAACGCCTACCACCTGTCGGCCACGCTGGCCGCCGTGTCCAACCCGCTGGCCTGCTTCGTCGCCATGTTCGTCTCCATCAG GTCGTTGGTGTTCATGGGGTTCCTGACGGTTCTGGGAACTGGAATCGGGTCATATATAATGTTCATGGCGGCGCTGAGCccctgccccctgctggtcaaCGACACGTCCGGCGCTGCCGTCATG GTTCTGGCCTggatcctcttcatcctctctCTGTCCTACGTGAAGGTCATCATCGGCGTGATCCTGCGGGATGAAGGCCACAGCGCCCTCGTGTGGTGTGGCGCGGTGGTGCAGCTGGGCTCCCTGCTGGGGGCCCTCACCATGTTCCCTCTGGTCAGCGTCTACGGCCTGTTCTCCTCAGGAGACCCGTGCGGCACCAGCTGCCTCTGA
- the slc52a2 gene encoding solute carrier family 52, riboflavin transporter, member 2: MAGSWWSGAAVSHGLTAMFAMGSWVSVNSLWVELPVVVRKLPEGWNLPAYLSVLIAFGNLGPIAVTVMHHCAPGRLNERVAIHCIQALAVVASVFLAIFWSYKVPIAGLERSLPFLLLSFVLALVCCTSTVTFLPFMFRYPPEYIRTFFIGQGFSALFPCVVALGQGVSKLECKTVNGTVTPETLEESFPAQNFFWFLFVMLTLSALSFVALTRRKTDSQQETSPPKRSNSAEAVKNGEETHRLYNGGTPVSEEQVQVEVEPAAPTFWTSRNIYLLALLAVSNALTNGVLPSVQSFSCLPYNNMTFHLSVVLGNIANPLACFLAMFVVLRSSAGLGFLSLAAGVFAAYLLALAALSPCPPLQGSIAGKALVVVSWIAFTGLFSYLKVVVSTLLHEAGHAALLWCGISIQAGSLVGALTMFPLVNVYQVFVRAQDCVDVCS, encoded by the exons ATGGCGGGCAGCTGGTGGAGCGGCGCCGCGGTGAGCCACGGGCTCACGGCCATGTTCGCCATGGGCTCGTGGGTGTCCGTGAACAGCCTGTGGGTGGAGCTGCCGGTGGTGGTGCGGAAGCTTCCCGAAG GCTGGAACCTTCCTGCGTACCTCTCGGTTCTCATTGCCTTTGGGAACCTGGGGCCGATCGCAGTGACCGTGATGCACCACTGCGCTCCGGGTCGTCTGAACGAGCGCGTCGCCATCCACTGCATCCAGGCGCTGGCGGTGGTGGCGTCGGTCTTCTTGGCCATTTTCTGGTCCTACAAGGTACCGATCGCAGGTTTGGAGCGGTCCCTCCCCTTCCTGCTCCTCAGCTTCGTCCTGGCCCTCGTCTGCTGCACTTCCACCGTCACCTTCCTGCCGTTCATGTTCCGCTATCCGCCCGAGTACATCCGCACGTTCTTCATCGGCCAGGGCTTCAGCGCCCTGTTCCCCTGCGTTGTGGCGTTGGGCCAGGGCGTCAGCAAGCTGGAGTGTAAAACCGTCAACGGCACAGTGACGCCGGAGACTTTGGAGGAGAGCTTCCCCGCCCAGAACTTCTTCTGGTTCCTGTTCGTGATGCTGACGCTCTCAGCTCTGAGCTTCGTGGCGTTAACGAGAAGAAAGACCGACTCCCAGCAGGAGACGTCGCCGCCCAAACGGTCCAACAGCGCCGAGGCCGTAAAGAACGGAGAAGAGACGCACCGGCTGTACAACGGAGGAACGCCAGTGTCCGAGGAACAGGTCCAGGTGGAGGTGGAGCCAGCGGCGCCGACGTTCTGGACCTCACGGAACATCTACCTGCTGGCGCTGCTCGCCGTGTCCAACGCCCTCACCAACGGCGTCCTTCCGTCCGTGCAGAGCTTCTCCTGCTTGCCGTACAACAACATGACCTTCCACCTCTCCGTGGTCCTGGGGAACATCGCCAACCCTCTGGCTTGTTTCCTGGCCATGTTTGTGGTGCTCAG GTCCTCTGCAGGTCTGGGCTTCCTGTCTCTGGCGGCGGGCGTGTTCGCTGCGTACCTGTTGGCGCTGGCGGCCCTCAGCCCCTGCCCGCCGCTCCAGGGAAGCATCGCAGGAAAGGCCTTAGTG GTCGTCTCCTGGATCGCCTTCACCGGCCTCTTCTCCTACCTGAAGGTGGTGGTCAGCACTCTGCTCCACGAGGCGGGTCACGCCGCGCTGCTCTGGTGCGGCATCTCCATCCAGGCGGGCTCCCTGGTCGGAGCGCTCACCATGTTCCCTCTGGTGAACGTCTACCAGGTGTTCGTCAGGGCCCAGGACTGCGTGGACGTCTGCAGTTAG